The genomic stretch TGCCCGCCCAGACGCCAGCGGCCGGGACCGGGCCTCCGAGCGCCGCCCCCGCGCACCAGGGCCGCTCGTGGACCAGCCCTGCGGTGCCGGACCGGCAGCCGCCATCCACGTGGTGTGGTGTGCACCGAGACGCCCCGGGCCTCGTGCGCGTCCGGCAGGCGCACTGAGCGTCCGACTCAGCGTGGCGGTGCGGCGAGCTCCTCGCGGAGCAGTGCGGCCCCCGCGGACAGGGCGGCGAGCTTCCCCAGCGCCACCGACCTCGGCAGCGGCGCCATGCCGCAGTTGGTGCTGGGGACCAGCAGCTCCGCGTCCACGTGCCGCAGCGCCGCGCGCAGGGTGTCGGCGACCTCTTCGGGGGTCTCGACCTCGTGGCTGGCCACGTCGATCGCCCCGAGCATGACCTTCTTGCCGCGGAGCAGCTCGACCAGCTCCACCGGCACGTGCGAGTGATGGCTCTCCAGCGAGACGGTGTCGATGGAGCTGCCCTGCAGCAGGGGGAAGGACTGCTCGTACTGCCGCCACTCCGCCCCGAGCGTCGCCTTCCAGTCGTTGTTGGCCTTGATCCCGTAGCCGTAGCAGATGTGGACGACGGTCTCGGCGCGCAGCCCCTCGGCCGCCCGCTCCAGCGCCGCGACGCCCCAGTCGCGCACCTCGTCGTGGAAGACGTTGAACGCGGGCTCGTCGAACTGGATGACGTCGACCCCGGCCGCCTCCAGCTCGCGCGCCTCGGCGTTGAGGATGGCCGCGAACTCCCAGGCCAGCTTCTCGCGGCTGCGGTAGTGGCGGTCGTAGAGGGTGTCGACCATCGTCATCGGGCCGGGCAGGGCCCACTTGATCGGCCGGTCGGTCTGGCTGCGGAGGAACGCCGCGTCGTCGACGAAGACCGGCCGCTCACGGCTCACCGCGCCGACGACGCTCGGCACGCTCGCGTCGTACCGGTCGCGGATGCGGACGGTCTCGCGCTGCTCGAAGTCGACGCCGGAGAGGTGCTCGATGAACGTCGTGACGAAGTGCTGGCGGGTCTGCTCGCCGTCGCTCACGACGTCGATGCCGCGGTGCTGCTGCTCCTGCACGGCGGCGCGCAGGGCGTCCTGCTTGCCCTCGACGAGCGCGTCGCCGTCGAGCTTCCACGGCGACCACAGCTTCTCGGGCTCGGCGAGCCACGACGGCTTCGGCAGGCTGCCGACGATGGAGGCGGGGAGGAGGGAGGACACCGTTCTCACACCCCTGCCGCTCGGCCGACGAGGGCTGCGGCCGTACAGCCCGCGACCCACCGCTCCAGCACCTCGCGGTGCGGTTCCACGAAGTGCTCTTCGGTGAACCGGCCCTGCGTGACGGCGAGCCGGCTGCGCTCCTCGCGGTCGTAGTCGACCTGCGGGCGCGAGAAGTCCTCGTGCGCGAGGCTCGGGCGGTAGGTGCGCCCCGCGGCGGAGTTCGCGTTGTAGATCTCCGGCCGGTAGATCTTCTGGAACGCCTCCATCGTGGCGACCGTGCCGGCGAGCTGCAGGTTCGAGTAGTCGTTCAGCAGGTCACCCCGGAAGTAGAAGGCCAGCGGCGCGACGGCGCCGCGCGGCATGAAGTACCGGACCTCGAGCCCCATCTTGGCGAAGTAGGCGTCGGTCAGGGAGTGCTCGTCCTGGCGGTACTCCACGCCGAGGACGGGGTGGCGGTTGTCGGTCCGGCGGTAGGTGCGGCTCGTCGAGACGCTGATGCAGATCACGGGCGCCTGCGGGAAGCGCTCCCGGTAGAGGTCGGAGTCGAGGAACTCCTGGAACAGCTTCCCGTGCAGGTCGCCGAAGTCGTCGGGCACGGTGGAGCTCGCGGCGCCCGCGTTCAGGGCGGGCAGCCGCACGCTGAAGTCGTAGTCGCGCACGTAGGACGAGAAGTTGTTGCCGACGATCCCGTGGCGCCGCTCCCCCGTCCACCGGTCGAGGACGTGCAGGTCGAGCAC from Quadrisphaera setariae encodes the following:
- a CDS encoding putative oxygenase MesX → MADEFTFSTTTTRFDEDYAPSSSSRITTNFANLARGEQRQQNLRRALTMIDRRFNDLADWDNPEQDRYAVEADIVSVELTFAADAEGQRFPLFEVLDLHVLDRWTGERRHGIVGNNFSSYVRDYDFSVRLPALNAGAASSTVPDDFGDLHGKLFQEFLDSDLYRERFPQAPVICISVSTSRTYRRTDNRHPVLGVEYRQDEHSLTDAYFAKMGLEVRYFMPRGAVAPLAFYFRGDLLNDYSNLQLAGTVATMEAFQKIYRPEIYNANSAAGRTYRPSLAHEDFSRPQVDYDREERSRLAVTQGRFTEEHFVEPHREVLERWVAGCTAAALVGRAAGV
- a CDS encoding methionine synthase, with amino-acid sequence MSSLLPASIVGSLPKPSWLAEPEKLWSPWKLDGDALVEGKQDALRAAVQEQQHRGIDVVSDGEQTRQHFVTTFIEHLSGVDFEQRETVRIRDRYDASVPSVVGAVSRERPVFVDDAAFLRSQTDRPIKWALPGPMTMVDTLYDRHYRSREKLAWEFAAILNAEARELEAAGVDVIQFDEPAFNVFHDEVRDWGVAALERAAEGLRAETVVHICYGYGIKANNDWKATLGAEWRQYEQSFPLLQGSSIDTVSLESHHSHVPVELVELLRGKKVMLGAIDVASHEVETPEEVADTLRAALRHVDAELLVPSTNCGMAPLPRSVALGKLAALSAGAALLREELAAPPR